The Ovis aries strain OAR_USU_Benz2616 breed Rambouillet chromosome 11, ARS-UI_Ramb_v3.0, whole genome shotgun sequence genome window below encodes:
- the FMNL1 gene encoding formin-like protein 1 isoform X7 — MGNAAGSAEQPASPAALAPKQPAAPKQPMPAAGELEERFNRVLNCMNLPPDKVQLLSQYDNEKKWELICDQERFQVKNPPAAYIQKLKSYLETGGVSRKVAADWMPNLGFKRRVQESTQVLRELEISLRTNHIGWVQEFLNEENRGLDVLLDYLAFAQCSVAYNMESTDNGAPGSEKSKPLEQSVEDLSKGPPSSLPPPPKSRHLTIKLAPAHSKKALRNSRIVSQKDDVHVCIMCLRAIMNYQSGFSLVMNHPACVNEIALSLNNKNPRTKALVLELLAAVCLVRGGHDIILSAFDNFKEVCGEQHRFEKLMEYFRNEDSNIDFMVACMQFINIVVHSVENMNFRVFLQYEFTHLGLDLYLERLRLTESDKLQVQIQAYLDNIFDVGALLEDTETKNAVLEHMEELQEQAAVLTERLRDAENESMAKIAELEKQLSQTRKELETLRERFSESTPMGTSRCPSEPEKVPAPVPARPSALELKVEELEEKGLIRILRGPGDAVSIEILPVAVATPSGSDAPTPGAPTGSPSPASELPPVAESAPGAAPPPPPPPPPPPPPLPPLLGLPSQQEAPPLAPPLAPPLPGIPEPPRPAPLPGDQPPPPPPPPPPPGADGQVPPPPPPPPGGPTDAQAGPDSGMGPGVKAKKPIQTKFRMPLLNWVALKPSQITGTVFTELNDEKVLQELDMSDFEEQFKTKSQGPSVDLSALKSKAAQKAPSKATLIEANRAKNLAITLRKGNLGADRICQAIETYDLQTLGLDFLELLTRFLPTEYERSLITRFEREQRPIEELSEEDRFMLRFSRIPRLPERMNTLTFLGNFPDTAQMLMPQLNAIIAASMSIKSSDKLRQILEIVLAFGNYMNSSKRGAAYGFRLQSLDVLLEMKSTDRKQTLLHYLVKVIAEKYPQLTGFHSDLHFLDKAGSVSLDSVLGDVRSLQRGLELTQREFVRQDDCVVLKEFLRVNSPVMDKLLADSKTAQEAYESVVEYFGENPKTTSPSMFFSLFSRFIKAYKKAEQEVEQWKKEAAAQEAGTDTAGKGEPQAPKSPPKVRRQQMDLISELKRKQQKEPLIYESDRDGAIEDIITVLKTVPFTARTGKRTSRLLYEASLGEEIPL; from the exons AACTGCATGAACTTGCCCCCGGACAAGGTCCAGCTGCTGAGCCAGTATGACAACGAGAAGAAGTGGGAGCTCATATGTGACCAG GAGCGGTTTCAAGTCAAGAACCCCCCAGCAGCCTATATCCAGAAGCTGAAGAGCTACCTGGAAACCGGTGGTGTCAGCCGAAAAGTCGCAGCAGACTGGATGCCCAACCTCGGG TTTAAGAGGCGAGTTCAGGAGTCCACGCAGGTGCTCCGGGAATTGGAGATCTCTCTGAGGACCAACCACATTGG ATGGGTGCAGGAGTTCCTCAACGAGGAGAACCGCGGCCTGGACGTGTTGCTTGATTACCTGGCCTTCGCACAGTGCTCCGTCGC ATACAATATGGAGTCCACAGACAACGGGGCCCCAGGCTCTGAGAAGAGCAAGCCGCTGGAGCAGTCGGTGGAAGATCTGAGCAAGGGTCCGCCCTCATCCTTGCCGCCCCCGCCCAAGAGTCGCCACCTGACCATCAA gtTGGCCCCGGCTCACAGCAAGAAGGCCCTGAGGAATTCCCGCATCGTCAGCCAGAAGGATGACGTTCACGTCTGTATCATGTGTCTGCGCGCCATCATGAACTACCAG TCCGGCTTCAGCCTCGTCATGAACCACCCAGCCTGTGTCAATGAGATTGCTCTGAGTCTCAACAACAAGAACCCCAG AACCAAGGCTCTGGTGTTGGAGCTGCTGGCGGCTGTTTGCCTGGTGCGGGGAGGACACGATATCATCCTTTCCGCCTTTGACAACTTCAAAGAG GTATGTGGAGAGCAGCACCGCTTTGAAAAGCTAATGGAATATTTCCGGAACGAGGACAGCAACATCGACTTCATG GTGGCCTGCATGCAATTCATCAACATTGTGGTACATTCAGTGGAGAACATGAACTTCCGTGTCTTCCTGCAATATGAGTTCACACACCTGGGCCTGGACCTGTACTTGGAG AGGCTTCGGCTCACGGAGAGCGACAAGCTGCAGGTGCAGATTCAGGCCTACCTGGACAACATCTTTGACGTGGGCGCGCTGCTGGAGGACACTGAGACCAAGAATGCTGTGCTGGAGCACATGGAGGAGCTGCAGGAGCAGGCAGCCGTG CTCACAGAGCGGCTTCGGGACGCGGAGAACGAATCCATGGCCAAGATCGCGGAGCTGGAGAAGCAGCTAAGCCAGACCCGAAAGGAGCTGGAGACCCTGCGG GAGCGCTTCAGCGAGTCGACCCCTATGGGCACCTCCAGATGTCCGTCTGAGCCCGAGAAAGTGCCTGCCCCTGTCCCGGCGCGGCCGTCGGCCCTAGAGCTGAAGGTGGAGGaactggaggagaaggggttaaTCCGTATCCTGAGGGGGCCCGGAGATGCAGTCTCCATTGAGATTCTCCCGGTCGCTGTGGCAACTCCGAGCGGCAGTGATGCCCCGACTCCGGGGGCGCCTACCGGCTCCCCCAGCCCAG CCTCGGAACTCCCACCTGTAGCAGAGTCGGCTCCTGGAGCGgcaccgccgccgccaccgccgccacctccacccccaccgcCACTGCCCCCACTGCTTGGACTCCCCTCCCAGCAGGAAGCCCCACCCCTGGCGCCCCctctggccccgcccctcccaggcATCCCCGAGCCTCCGCGCCCCGCGCCGCTGCCAGGCGAccagccgcccccacccccgccgccaccgccgcctccAGGCGCGGACGGGCAGGTTCctccgccgcccccgccgcctccGGGAGGTCCCACTGATGCTCAAGCAGGgcctgactcagggatgggcCCAG GAGTGAAGGCCAAGAAACCCATCCAGACCAAGTTCAGAATGCCACTCTTAAACTGGGTAGCCCTGAAACCCAGCCAGATCACAGGCACTGTCTTCACTGAGCTCAATGATGAGAAGGTGCTACAG gagctggacatgagtgactTCGAGGAGCAGTTCAAGACTAAGTCCCAAGGTCCAAGCGTAGACCTTAGTGCTCTCAAGAGTAAGGCAGCCCAGAAGGCCCCCAGCAAAGCCACGCTTATTGAGGCCAACCGGGCCAAGAACCTGGCCATCACTCTGCGCAAGGGCAACCTGGGGGCAGATCGCATCTGCCAGGCCATCGAGAC GTATGACCTGCAGACCCTTGGCCTGGACTTCCTGGAGCTGCTGACCCGCTTCCTGCCCACAGAGTATGAGCGCAGCCTCATCACTCGTTTCGAGCGGGAGCAACGACCAATAGAGGAGCTGTCAGAGGAGGACCGCTTCATGCTGCGCTTCAGCCGCATCCCCCGCCTGCCCGAGCGCATGAACACGCTCACCTTCCTGGGCAACTTCCCAGACACTGCCCAGATGCTCATGCCG CAACTGAATGCCATCATTGCAGcctcaatgtccatcaagtccTCGGACAAACTCCGCCAGATCCTGGAG ATCGTCCTGGCTTTTGGCAACTACATGAACAGCAGCAAGCGTGGAGCAGCCTATGGCTTCCGGCTCCAGAGTCTGGATGTG CTGTTGGAGATGAAGTCGACTGACCGCAAGCAGACGCTGCTGCATTACCTGGTGAAGGTCATTGCTGAAAAGTACCCACAGCTCACAGGTTTCCACAGCGACCTGCACTTTCTGGACAAGGCCGGCTCAG TGTCCCTGGACAGCGTGCTGGGGGATGTCCGCTCCCTGCAGCGAGGCCTGGAGTTGACCCAGCGGGAGTTTGTGAGGCAGGATGACTGCGTCGTGCTCAAGGAGTTCCTGAGGGTCAACTCACCTGTCATGGATAAGCTGCTGGCAGACAGCAAGACAGCTCAG GAAGCCTATGAGTCTGTGGTGGAGTACTTCGGAGAGAACCCCAAGACCACATCCCCCTCCATGTTCTTCTCCCTCTTTAGTCGCTTCATCAAAGCCTATAAG AAAGCCGAGCAGGAGGTGGAACAGTGGAAGAAGGAAGCAGCTGCCCAGGAGGCAGGCACCGACACTGCGGGGAAAGGGGAGCCCCAAGCACCCAAG TCCCCTCCCAAGGTCCGGCGGCAACAGATGGACCTCATCTCTGAGCTAAAACGGAAGCAGCAGAAAGAGCCACTCATCTATGAGAGTGACCGTGATGGGGCCATTGAAGATATCATCACAG TGCTCAAGACGGTGCCCTTCACTGCTCGCACCGGCAAGAGGacgtccaggctcctctatgaGGCCAGCCTGGGAGAGGAGATCCCCCTCTAG